A genomic stretch from Anoplopoma fimbria isolate UVic2021 breed Golden Eagle Sablefish chromosome 8, Afim_UVic_2022, whole genome shotgun sequence includes:
- the atp13a3 gene encoding polyamine-transporting ATPase 13A3 isoform X2 encodes MEKEDLKVLNKGEEEEMELQGYRLCRWKLALVGLGVLCTGGFLLLLLYWMPEWCVKATCTRTTARDAEVVLMRSTDEFRRWFLARVRVMLAPGSNPFHSLETQTTSPSPSSPSRPFSPHLANGHNPHPSDGSPAQELIGIYADYQPTQIRYFTFHSTKYYWNDGVQNFDVLTGLDDLQVSCSTLHLEHSAGLTRNQQEYRRLFFGVNEIAVKVPSVFKLLIKEVLNPFYIFQLFSVILWSADEYYYYAVAILFMSIISIATSLYTIKKQYIMLHDMVATHSIVRVSVCRANNEIEEILSTDLVPGDVMVIPSNGTIMPCDAVLVSGTCIVNESMLTGESVPVTKTNLPNPLPGESGEEVDSAYSTEEHKRHTLFCGTHVIQTRFYTGDLVKAVVVSTGFSTAKGQLVRSILYPKPTDFKLYRDAYLFLLCLVAVAGIGFVYSIVLSIMNKVPAKTIIIESLDIITITVPPALPAAMTAGIVYAQRRLKRLGIFCISPQRINICGQINLVCFDKTGTLTEDGLDLWGVQRVENGSFHLSEENAYKENLVTSQFVACMATCHSLTKIEGQLSGDPLDLKMFEAIGWILEEATEEETSLHNRIMPTVVRPPKQLLPPEPAVSPEQDMELYELPSAYEIGIVRQFPFSSALQRMCVVARLLGEKRMDAYMKGAPEVVASLCKKETVPENFAEVLEGYTKQGFRVIALAHRRLESKLSWHKVQNINRDHIEANMEFLGLIIMQNKLKAETPAVLQDLHRASIRTVMVTGDNMLTAISVARDCGMIPPQDTVIIADAFPPHDGQAAKITWRYADKPSKTSCLEIVNISLEDVCHVDEPKTKELYHFAMNGKSFAVISEHFPDMLQKLVLHGTVFARMAPDQKTQLIEALQGVDYFVGMCGDGANDCGALKRAHGGISLSELEASVASPFTSKTPNISCVPSLIREGRAALITSFCVFKFMALYSIIQYISVTLLYSILSNLGDFQFLFIDIAIILLIVFTMSLNPAWKELVSRRPPSGLISGPLLFSVLTQILICLGFQTITFLWVRQQSWYTVWTPLSDGCNVSSHINVSDHNDTEVDDHNIQNYENTSLFYVSSFQYLVVAIVFSKGKPFRQPSYKNWPFVLSALSLYVFLLFIMFYPVKGIDEFLEIVCVPFEWRIKLFLIILVNAAVSVFVEGGIDLRAYKCLSRLCCPSKMTPKARYMHLAQELSVDPDWPPKPTTTTEAKSLPENGSTYQFMIDS; translated from the exons ATGGAGAAGGAAGACCTGAAGGTCCTCAAcaaaggggaagaggaggagatg GAGCTGCAAGGCTACCGTCTGTGTCGTTGGAAGCTGGCTCTGGTGGGCCTCGGGGTGCTGTGTACGGGGggcttcctcctcctgctgctctacTGGATGCCAGAGTGGTGCGTTAAGGCCACCTGCACCCGTACCACAGCCCGCGATGCCGAAGTGGTATTGATGCGCTCCACG GATGAGTTCCGACGCTGGTTCCTTGCCAGGGTACGAGTGATGCTGGCCCCGGGGAGCAACCCCTTCCACAGCCTGGAGACCCAGaccacctccccctccccttcctctccctcccgtCCCTTCTCCCCCCATCTCGCCAACGGACATAACCCCCACCCCTCCGATGGCAGCCCTGCTCAGGAGCTCATCGGAATATATGCCGACTACCAGCCCACACAG ATTCGCTATTTTACCTTCCATAGCACAAAGTATTATTGGAACGACGGGGTGCAGAACTTTGACGTTTTAAC TGGCCTGGATGATCTGCAGGTCAGCTGCTCCACCCTCCACCTGGAGCACAGTGCAGGCCTGACCAGGAACCAGCAGGAGTACAG GAGACTGTTCTTCGGAGTGAATGAAATTGCAGTGAAAGTGCCTTCTGTTTTCAAGCTGCTTATCAAAGAG gtcCTAAACCCTTTCTACATCTTCCAGCTCTTCAGTGTGATCCTGTGGAGTGCCGATGAGTATTACTATTATGCTGTGGCCATTCTTTTCATGTCGATCATATCCATAGCTACCTCTCTGTACACCATCAAAAAG CAATACATCATGCTTCATGATATGGTGGCAACTCACAGTATTGTCCGTGTGTCTGTATGCCGAGCCAACAATG AAATTGAAGAGATTTTGTCGACTGATCTGGTGCCCGGTGATGTCATGGTCATCCCTAGCAATGGGACCATCATGCCATGTGACGCCGTGCTGGTCAGCGGCACCTGCATTGTCAACGAAAGCATGCTCACAG GTGAGAGCGTTCCTGTGACGAAGACCAACCTCCCCAACCCATTGCCTGGGGAGAGCGGGGAGGAGGTTGACAGTGCCTACAGCACGGAGGAGCATAAGAGACACACACTCTTCTGTGGCACCCATGTCATCCAGACCCGCTTCTACACAGGAGACCTGGTCAAGGCTGTGGTGGTCAGCACAG GTTTCAGCACAGCCAAAGGCCAGCTCGTGCGCTCCATCCTTTACCCAAAGCCCACCGACTTCAAGCTGTACCGTGATGCCTACCTCTTCCTGTTGTGTCTGGTGGCTGTGGCTGGAATCGGCTTTGTCTACTCCATTGTCCTCAGTATCATGAACAAG GTGCCAGCTAAGACCATCATCATTGAGTCGCTagacatcatcaccatcaccgtGCCACCGGCGCTGCCAGCCGCCATGACAGCTGGCATTGTGTACGCCCAGCGACGCCTCAAACGCCTTGGCATTTTCTGCATCAGTCCACAGAGGATCAATATCTGCGGTCAAATCAATCTTGTCTGCTTTGACAAG ACTGGAACTCTGACAGAAGATGGATTAGACCTATGGGGAGTCCAGAGGGTTGAGAATGGCAG TTTCCATCTGTCAGAGGAAAACGCTTACAAGGAAAATCTTGTCACGTCCCAGTTTGTGGCTTGTATGGCCACCTGCCACTCTCTTACCAAAATAGAAGGCCAGCTGTCTGGAGATCCGCTGGACCTCAAAATGTTTGAGGCTATAGGCTGG ATCCTGGAGGAGGCCACTGAGGAGGAAACATCTCTCCACAACCGTATCATGCCCACTGTTGTTCGACCCCCAAAACAGCTGCTGCCCCCAGAGCCTGCCGTATCTCCAGAGCAGGACATG GAACTCTATGAGCTCCCG TCGGCGTATGAGATCGGTATCGTGCGCCAGTTTCCCTTTTCTTCAGCACTCCAGAGGATGTGTGTGGTGGCTCGTCTGCTGGGGGAGAAACGGATGGATGCCTACATGAAGGGAGCGCCAGAAGTGGTGGCTAGTCTCTGCAAGAaagagacag TTCCAGAAAACTTTGCAGAGGTTTTGGAGGGCTACACCAAACAGGGTTTCAGGGTCATCGCTCTGGCTCATCGTCGACTTGAATCCAAACTCAGCTGGCACAAAGTGCAGAACATCAACAG GGATCACATTGAGGCAAACATGGAGTTCCTTGGTCTGATCATCATGCAGAACAAGCTGAAGGCAGAAACCCCAGCAGTGCTGCAGGATCTCCACCGAGCCAGCATCCGCACAGTCATGGTTACTG GTGACAACATGCTGACAGCCATCTCTGTGGCCCGGGACTGTGGAATGATCCCTCCCCAAGACACAGTCATCATTGCTGATGCCTTCCCTCCTCATGATGGACAAGCTGCGAAGATCACCTGGAGATACGCTGACAAGCCGAGCAAGACATCTTGCCTGGAG ATTGTGAACATCAGTCTGGAGGATGTGTGTCACGTAGATGAGCCCAAAACAAAAGAGCTGTACCACTTTGCTATGAACGGAAAATCGTTTGCCGTCATCTCCGAGCATTTCCCTGACATGCTTCAAAAG CTGGTGCTGCATGGCACAGTGTTTGCAAGAATGGCCCCGGACCAGAAAACTCAACTCATTGAGGCGTTGCAAGGCGTAGA CTACTTTGTGGGGATGTGCGGAGACGGAGCAAACGACTGTGGG GCTCTGAAGAGGGCACATGGTGGCATCTCTCTGTCAGAGCTTGAGGCCTCTGTAGCCTCTCCCTTCACCTCCAAGACCCCCAACATCTCCTGTGTCCCCAGCCTCATCAG GGAGGGGCGTGCTGCTCTCATCACCTCCTTCTGTGTGTTCAAGTTCATGGCCCTCTACAGCATCATCCAGTACATCAGTGTCACTCTCCTCTACTCT ATCCTCAGTAACCTTGGAGACTTCCAGTTCCTCTTCATCGATATTGCCATCATCCTCCTTATTGTCTTTACCA TGAGTCTGAATCCAGCTTGGAAAGAACTGGTGTCACGTCGTCCCCCATCAGGTCTGATCTCAGGGCCTCTGTTGTTCTCTGTGCTGACCCAGATCCTCATCTGTTTGGGCTTCCAGACCATTACATTCCTTTGGGTCCGACAGCAGTCCTGGTACACAGTCTGGACACCTCTTTCAGA CGGCTGCAACGTGTCATCACATATTAACGTGTCTGACCACAACGACACAGAAGTGGACGACCACAACATCCAAAACTATGAGAACACCAGCCTCTTCTATGTCTCCTCCTTCCAGTATCTCGTTGTTGCTATCGTTTTCTCAAAGGGAAAACCTTTCAGGCAGCCAAGCTACAAGAATT GGCCTTTCGTGCTGTCTGCCTTGAGTTTGTATGTTTTCCTGCTGTTCATCATGTTCTACCCTGTCAAAGGCATTGATGAGTTTCTGGAG ATTGTTTGTGTCCCGTTTGAATGGAGGATAAAACTCTTCCTCATCATCTTAGTCAATGctgctgtgtctgtttttgtggaG GGGGGCATTGACCTGCGAGCGTACAAGTGTCTGTCCCGGCTGTGCTGCCCAAGCAAGATGACACCCAAGGCTCGCTACATGCATCTGGCCCAGGAGCTCAGTGTGGACCCCGACTGGCCTCCAAAGccaaccacaaccactgaagccAAGTCCCTCCCAGAAAATGGCTCCACCTATCAATTCATGATCGACTCCTAG
- the atp13a3 gene encoding polyamine-transporting ATPase 13A3 isoform X1, producing MEKEDLKVLNKGEEEEMELQGYRLCRWKLALVGLGVLCTGGFLLLLLYWMPEWCVKATCTRTTARDAEVVLMRSTDEFRRWFLARVRVMLAPGSNPFHSLETQTTSPSPSSPSRPFSPHLANGHNPHPSDGSPAQELIGIYADYQPTQIRYFTFHSTKYYWNDGVQNFDVLTGLDDLQVSCSTLHLEHSAGLTRNQQEYRRLFFGVNEIAVKVPSVFKLLIKEVLNPFYIFQLFSVILWSADEYYYYAVAILFMSIISIATSLYTIKKQYIMLHDMVATHSIVRVSVCRANNEIEEILSTDLVPGDVMVIPSNGTIMPCDAVLVSGTCIVNESMLTGESVPVTKTNLPNPLPGESGEEVDSAYSTEEHKRHTLFCGTHVIQTRFYTGDLVKAVVVSTGFSTAKGQLVRSILYPKPTDFKLYRDAYLFLLCLVAVAGIGFVYSIVLSIMNKVPAKTIIIESLDIITITVPPALPAAMTAGIVYAQRRLKRLGIFCISPQRINICGQINLVCFDKTGTLTEDGLDLWGVQRVENGSFHLSEENAYKENLVTSQFVACMATCHSLTKIEGQLSGDPLDLKMFEAIGWILEEATEEETSLHNRIMPTVVRPPKQLLPPEPAVSPEQDMELYELPSAYEIGIVRQFPFSSALQRMCVVARLLGEKRMDAYMKGAPEVVASLCKKETVPENFAEVLEGYTKQGFRVIALAHRRLESKLSWHKVQNINRDHIEANMEFLGLIIMQNKLKAETPAVLQDLHRASIRTVMVTGDNMLTAISVARDCGMIPPQDTVIIADAFPPHDGQAAKITWRYADKPSKTSCLEIVNISLEDVCHVDEPKTKELYHFAMNGKSFAVISEHFPDMLQKLVLHGTVFARMAPDQKTQLIEALQGVDYFVGMCGDGANDCGALKRAHGGISLSELEASVASPFTSKTPNISCVPSLIREGRAALITSFCVFKFMALYSIIQYISVTLLYSILSNLGDFQFLFIDIAIILLIVFTMSLNPAWKELVSRRPPSGLISGPLLFSVLTQILICLGFQTITFLWVRQQSWYTVWTPLSDGCNVSSHINVSDHNDTEVDDHNIQNYENTSLFYVSSFQYLVVAIVFSKGKPFRQPSYKNWPFVLSALSLYVFLLFIMFYPVKGIDEFLEIVCVPFEWRIKLFLIILVNAAVSVFVETFVLDIILWKLVFSRDKQSSFGITPVAPTPQGGIDLRAYKCLSRLCCPSKMTPKARYMHLAQELSVDPDWPPKPTTTTEAKSLPENGSTYQFMIDS from the exons ATGGAGAAGGAAGACCTGAAGGTCCTCAAcaaaggggaagaggaggagatg GAGCTGCAAGGCTACCGTCTGTGTCGTTGGAAGCTGGCTCTGGTGGGCCTCGGGGTGCTGTGTACGGGGggcttcctcctcctgctgctctacTGGATGCCAGAGTGGTGCGTTAAGGCCACCTGCACCCGTACCACAGCCCGCGATGCCGAAGTGGTATTGATGCGCTCCACG GATGAGTTCCGACGCTGGTTCCTTGCCAGGGTACGAGTGATGCTGGCCCCGGGGAGCAACCCCTTCCACAGCCTGGAGACCCAGaccacctccccctccccttcctctccctcccgtCCCTTCTCCCCCCATCTCGCCAACGGACATAACCCCCACCCCTCCGATGGCAGCCCTGCTCAGGAGCTCATCGGAATATATGCCGACTACCAGCCCACACAG ATTCGCTATTTTACCTTCCATAGCACAAAGTATTATTGGAACGACGGGGTGCAGAACTTTGACGTTTTAAC TGGCCTGGATGATCTGCAGGTCAGCTGCTCCACCCTCCACCTGGAGCACAGTGCAGGCCTGACCAGGAACCAGCAGGAGTACAG GAGACTGTTCTTCGGAGTGAATGAAATTGCAGTGAAAGTGCCTTCTGTTTTCAAGCTGCTTATCAAAGAG gtcCTAAACCCTTTCTACATCTTCCAGCTCTTCAGTGTGATCCTGTGGAGTGCCGATGAGTATTACTATTATGCTGTGGCCATTCTTTTCATGTCGATCATATCCATAGCTACCTCTCTGTACACCATCAAAAAG CAATACATCATGCTTCATGATATGGTGGCAACTCACAGTATTGTCCGTGTGTCTGTATGCCGAGCCAACAATG AAATTGAAGAGATTTTGTCGACTGATCTGGTGCCCGGTGATGTCATGGTCATCCCTAGCAATGGGACCATCATGCCATGTGACGCCGTGCTGGTCAGCGGCACCTGCATTGTCAACGAAAGCATGCTCACAG GTGAGAGCGTTCCTGTGACGAAGACCAACCTCCCCAACCCATTGCCTGGGGAGAGCGGGGAGGAGGTTGACAGTGCCTACAGCACGGAGGAGCATAAGAGACACACACTCTTCTGTGGCACCCATGTCATCCAGACCCGCTTCTACACAGGAGACCTGGTCAAGGCTGTGGTGGTCAGCACAG GTTTCAGCACAGCCAAAGGCCAGCTCGTGCGCTCCATCCTTTACCCAAAGCCCACCGACTTCAAGCTGTACCGTGATGCCTACCTCTTCCTGTTGTGTCTGGTGGCTGTGGCTGGAATCGGCTTTGTCTACTCCATTGTCCTCAGTATCATGAACAAG GTGCCAGCTAAGACCATCATCATTGAGTCGCTagacatcatcaccatcaccgtGCCACCGGCGCTGCCAGCCGCCATGACAGCTGGCATTGTGTACGCCCAGCGACGCCTCAAACGCCTTGGCATTTTCTGCATCAGTCCACAGAGGATCAATATCTGCGGTCAAATCAATCTTGTCTGCTTTGACAAG ACTGGAACTCTGACAGAAGATGGATTAGACCTATGGGGAGTCCAGAGGGTTGAGAATGGCAG TTTCCATCTGTCAGAGGAAAACGCTTACAAGGAAAATCTTGTCACGTCCCAGTTTGTGGCTTGTATGGCCACCTGCCACTCTCTTACCAAAATAGAAGGCCAGCTGTCTGGAGATCCGCTGGACCTCAAAATGTTTGAGGCTATAGGCTGG ATCCTGGAGGAGGCCACTGAGGAGGAAACATCTCTCCACAACCGTATCATGCCCACTGTTGTTCGACCCCCAAAACAGCTGCTGCCCCCAGAGCCTGCCGTATCTCCAGAGCAGGACATG GAACTCTATGAGCTCCCG TCGGCGTATGAGATCGGTATCGTGCGCCAGTTTCCCTTTTCTTCAGCACTCCAGAGGATGTGTGTGGTGGCTCGTCTGCTGGGGGAGAAACGGATGGATGCCTACATGAAGGGAGCGCCAGAAGTGGTGGCTAGTCTCTGCAAGAaagagacag TTCCAGAAAACTTTGCAGAGGTTTTGGAGGGCTACACCAAACAGGGTTTCAGGGTCATCGCTCTGGCTCATCGTCGACTTGAATCCAAACTCAGCTGGCACAAAGTGCAGAACATCAACAG GGATCACATTGAGGCAAACATGGAGTTCCTTGGTCTGATCATCATGCAGAACAAGCTGAAGGCAGAAACCCCAGCAGTGCTGCAGGATCTCCACCGAGCCAGCATCCGCACAGTCATGGTTACTG GTGACAACATGCTGACAGCCATCTCTGTGGCCCGGGACTGTGGAATGATCCCTCCCCAAGACACAGTCATCATTGCTGATGCCTTCCCTCCTCATGATGGACAAGCTGCGAAGATCACCTGGAGATACGCTGACAAGCCGAGCAAGACATCTTGCCTGGAG ATTGTGAACATCAGTCTGGAGGATGTGTGTCACGTAGATGAGCCCAAAACAAAAGAGCTGTACCACTTTGCTATGAACGGAAAATCGTTTGCCGTCATCTCCGAGCATTTCCCTGACATGCTTCAAAAG CTGGTGCTGCATGGCACAGTGTTTGCAAGAATGGCCCCGGACCAGAAAACTCAACTCATTGAGGCGTTGCAAGGCGTAGA CTACTTTGTGGGGATGTGCGGAGACGGAGCAAACGACTGTGGG GCTCTGAAGAGGGCACATGGTGGCATCTCTCTGTCAGAGCTTGAGGCCTCTGTAGCCTCTCCCTTCACCTCCAAGACCCCCAACATCTCCTGTGTCCCCAGCCTCATCAG GGAGGGGCGTGCTGCTCTCATCACCTCCTTCTGTGTGTTCAAGTTCATGGCCCTCTACAGCATCATCCAGTACATCAGTGTCACTCTCCTCTACTCT ATCCTCAGTAACCTTGGAGACTTCCAGTTCCTCTTCATCGATATTGCCATCATCCTCCTTATTGTCTTTACCA TGAGTCTGAATCCAGCTTGGAAAGAACTGGTGTCACGTCGTCCCCCATCAGGTCTGATCTCAGGGCCTCTGTTGTTCTCTGTGCTGACCCAGATCCTCATCTGTTTGGGCTTCCAGACCATTACATTCCTTTGGGTCCGACAGCAGTCCTGGTACACAGTCTGGACACCTCTTTCAGA CGGCTGCAACGTGTCATCACATATTAACGTGTCTGACCACAACGACACAGAAGTGGACGACCACAACATCCAAAACTATGAGAACACCAGCCTCTTCTATGTCTCCTCCTTCCAGTATCTCGTTGTTGCTATCGTTTTCTCAAAGGGAAAACCTTTCAGGCAGCCAAGCTACAAGAATT GGCCTTTCGTGCTGTCTGCCTTGAGTTTGTATGTTTTCCTGCTGTTCATCATGTTCTACCCTGTCAAAGGCATTGATGAGTTTCTGGAG ATTGTTTGTGTCCCGTTTGAATGGAGGATAAAACTCTTCCTCATCATCTTAGTCAATGctgctgtgtctgtttttgtggaG ACCTTCGTCCTTGACATCATCTTATGGAAGCTTGTGTTCAGCCGAGACAAACAGAGCAGCTTTGGCATCACTCCTGTCGCCCCGACACCACAG GGGGGCATTGACCTGCGAGCGTACAAGTGTCTGTCCCGGCTGTGCTGCCCAAGCAAGATGACACCCAAGGCTCGCTACATGCATCTGGCCCAGGAGCTCAGTGTGGACCCCGACTGGCCTCCAAAGccaaccacaaccactgaagccAAGTCCCTCCCAGAAAATGGCTCCACCTATCAATTCATGATCGACTCCTAG